From Drosophila yakuba strain Tai18E2 chromosome 2L, Prin_Dyak_Tai18E2_2.1, whole genome shotgun sequence, one genomic window encodes:
- the LOC6528764 gene encoding uncharacterized protein LOC6528764 isoform X6 — MENVPDISTSASSSSTSTSNSTSTLKLQSQINSKNVLIRSQSSGKLSSNEAKSAKQTATTSTTTTLRAAKLKIGAMQQQKQQHQQQHQQNLQQHQATSGGNIILLRGTRNENGQIIIQNKQDILSLLSEQQQQQEKSHSSAAITLNQLPTATTVARKTIVQGSSGASSNSSTISIVANSSNKEASSNTILLQTPINASQLESVLKAQERSKQANATQTKMVERPFMLKHATRSLSSESNCDSKSPFVLQTLKRLEKSQSILVIRNSTASSSATNTSMATSPQNGSSLANSSILSVTRTTKAAKGVAGALHKLKAAAATTATSGGAASAAATSSTGTTILRLGKSATTVAINGGSKLEATTSTTTAVSAPATTTTSNKLSNAVTTEQQQQQSTTTQTNVPLGNDGEPIKLPDNLESLPRADSFPSQRHRWNTNEEIAAILISFDKHGEWQSKEVRTRPKSGSLLLYSRKKVRYRRDGYCWKKRKDGKTTREDHMKLKVQGTECIYGCYVHSAILPTFHRRCYWLLQNPDIVLVHYLNVPYPDDNKMAVIAPSITLWGDKKEWTKEELVSQLKPMLSTINSDDDSDSGNDIEISTAETVESIVCQLMEKQRLSRQAALVKQLDCGCGDGGCVDGKNCTHPVMRRSAAMLKSSVQEKRLGEPFNSNAPNVVVASKLYSRWAERPRQHVDNHGQFHNVTQQLPQESAIKFQIIPPQQQQQQDGNYLQQQQYRGASQMLAARSNLVMQQQQQQQQQHQQQQQYHQQQQQQHQQQQQQQQHLSLQRFVASQGQNSVHLNQQHRLQIANTTITATPRDPATTPAAAASGAAAAASNIMDTELIENQNHMTTNKITNSGSSNSSGSNASKQLAAQTNNELNVVNNNDPGNNNFMYNQQQQLNASSNSNNSSQQQQQQHYYKLQQTTATPTSGQPPPLAQVQPHSLAQPPVEAMCMSPEHRSSSQATPATSSAGSIPSSISISVSASTSTSTPTPTTISTPTSGTSSTSSSLQSIIDGNQQQQITTTSTAATCDNLMSANALSEQDNHTVNNQATEAPNRSQLQSQSQSQSQSLSQSLNQNGCATYSASSDNSSQISDESSSFGGNNQNSSNSSSSEEEPQVETLSFFNETLDLSHEDIQRTLIANMPYNTTAAGATAPSTTITTGNKAGKLELNQQEAEKKPSMRTEPAAEVEDDETDDVFANLDAFDMLVEFPELDLDDKQALNNTALEQGSFLGETAPSQPRKVHNICDFSPEWSYTEGGVKVLVAGPWTSSNGGAYTVLFDAQPVPTQLVQEGVLRCYCPAHEAGFVTLQVACGGFLVSNSVMFEYKLSLLADAPFDATSSNDCLYKFTLLNRLSTIDEKLQVKTELELTTDNTALCLEPNFEEKLVAYCHKLIKHAWSMPSTAASWTVGLRGMTLLHLAAALGYAKLVGAMLNWRSENPHIILETELDALSQDVYGFTPLAWACVRGHVECSLLLYKWNHNALKIKTQAQQTPLDLASMRGHKTLLAQMYRLEKERCRKPQLRGGLANLSMNMGVEAEADEQHQSFSAFDLELQRKHDGVFLRPVAVHSNQSPPNSSSRYSKRSSIDSGINMDIRSKSGKALARLHSNFESHDSYALGVDSPLDSLTGTNCLLSPLRKMDFALWDSDAKVLTLAEHIIAAMPERIKNEADEMMVLGSPLTEPLTSESSALTDSFMDPLLDSLPNTHFDSDFSFDFHDHSYRYHDVSTPCSSLSPASSGPLQSPASYSILGTDPSVSSPSPPPSTKQLTEFLHASSISSYPFETDFSKLTLTDTEQRELYEAAKCIQKAYRSYKGRQKLEEQNKERSAATVIQNYYRRYKQYAYYRQMTNAALVIQHGYRSYRRNKRFKKSGLCLSSSSDHGSVSSNSQCLSSFYDHYKQDQQQLHEMGSQPSTPKETSPSGPLKRTYSQSTQNQAARKIQQFMRQSRINIWDGNLETVTTERASRKREACAPTQGGIPSKLAVSRAAGNVGVPRK; from the exons ATGGAAAATGTGCCCGATATTTCCACCAGCGCTTCGTCctcttctacttctacttctaaTTCAACTTCCACACTGAAACTCCAAA GCCAAATCAACTCTAAAAATGTCCTGATCCGATCGCAGAGCAGTGGCAAGCTAAGCAGCAATGAAGCTAAATCagcaaagcaaacagcaacaaccagtACAACGACGACTCTGCGAGCGGCCAAGCTCAAGATCGGGGCCATgcaacagcagaagcagcagcatcagcagcagcatcagcaaaacctgcagcagcatcaggcTACGAGCGGCGGCAACATCATCCTGCTGCGCGGCACTCGCAACGAAAATGGCCAGATCATCATCCAAAACAAGCAGGACATACTCAGCCTGCTCAgcgagcaacagcagcagcaggagaagaGCCACTCCTCCGCGGCCATCACGCTCAACCAACTGCCCACGGCCACAACGGTGGCTAGGAAGACCATTGTACAGGGCTCGAGTggagccagcagcaacagctccACCATTTCCATTgtggccaacagcagcaacaaggaggccagcagcaacacgaTCCTCTTGCAAACCCCCATCAATGCCAGTCAGTTGGAGAGTGTTCTAAAGGCCCAGGAGCGTTCCAAGCAGGCCAACGCCACGCAAACCAAGATGGTGGAGAGGCCCTTTATGCTGAAGCAT GCCACGCGCAGCTTGAGTTCCGAGAGCAACTGCGACAGCAAGTCCCCCTTTGTGCTGCAAACACTGAAGCGTCTGGAGAAGTCTCAATCCATACTGGTCATACGCAACTCCACAGCGTCGTCCTCTGCAACCAACACTTCCATGGCCACTTCGCCACAAAATGGCAGCAGTCTTGCCAACTCAAGTATTCTAAGCGTGACGCGCACCACGAAGGCGGCCAAGGGCGTGGCAGGAGCGCTCCACAAGCtcaaggcagcagcagccacaacagccACGAGCGGAGGAGCCGCTTcagccgcagcaacatcatcGACGGGCACCACCATTCTTAGGCTGGGAAAAAGCGCCACCACAGTGGCCATTAATGGAGGCAGCAAGCTAGAGGCAACGACGAGCACAACCACAGCGGTGTCAGCACcggcgacaacgacaacatcaaATAAATTGTCCAACGCGGTGACAaccgagcagcagcagcaacaatcgACAACAACGCAAACGAATGTGCCACTTGGGAACG ATGGCGAACCCATCAAGCTGCCCGACAATTTGGAGAGCCTGCCAAGAGCCGACAGTTTTCCATCACAGCGTCATCGTTGGAATACAAATGAG GAAATCGCTGCGATTCTTATCAGCTTTGATAAACATGGCGAGTGGCAGTCCAAAGAGGTTCGAACCAG ACCCAAGAGCGGATCGCTCTTGCTCTACTCAAGGAAGAAGGTGCGTTACCGACGCGATGGATACTGCTGGAAGAAACGCAAGGACGGCAAGACGACGCGCGAGGATCACATGAAACTAAAAGTACAAGGCACTGAG TGCATCTATGGTTGTTATGTACACTCGGCCATATTGCCCACATTTCATCGCAGATGTTACTGGCTGTTGCAG AATCCGGACATTGTTTTGGTGCACTACCTGAACGTCCCATATCCGGATGATAATAAAATGGCCGTGATTGCACCCAGTATCACACTTTGGGGCGATAAAAAGGAGTGGACCAAGGAGGAGCTGGTCAGTCAGCTCAAGCCCATGC TATCCACAATCAATTCCGACGACGACTCCGACTCGGGAAACGATATAGAAATATCA ACGGCGGAGACGGTGGAGTCCATAGTGTGCCAACTGATGGAGAAGCAGAGGTTGTCGCGCCAGGCTGCCTTGGTCAAGCAGCTGGACTGCGGGTGCGGGGATGGAGGCTGTGTGGACGGAAAGAACTGTACGCATCCCGTGATGCGACGATCGGCAGCCATGCTGAAGTCCTCGGTGCAGGAGAAACGGCTAGGCGAGCCTTTCAACAGCAACGCGCCCAATGTGGTGGTGGCCAGCAAGCTCTACTCCCGATGGGCGGAGCGGCCCAGGCAGCACGTGGACAATCACGGCCAGTTCCACAACGTCACACAGCAGTTGCCGCAGGAATCGGCCATTAAGTTTCAGATCATTccgccgcagcaacagcagcagcaggatggGAACtacctgcagcagcagcagtatcGCGGAGCAAGTCAAATGCTCGCCGCAAGGAGTAATCTGGTgatgcagcaacagcaacagcaacagcagcaacaccagcagcagcagcaataccaccagcaacaacagcagcagcaccaacaacagcagcaacagcagcagcacttgaGTCTACAGCGATTTGTTGCCAGTCAAGGCCAGAATTCGGTGCATCTCAATCAGCAGCACAGGCTGCAAATAGCCAATACAACGATCACAGCGACACCCAGAGATCCTGCGACGACTCCAGCAGCGGCAGCttcaggagcagcagcagccgcctcGAATATTATGGACACCGAGCTAattgaaaaccaaaaccacaTGACCACAAACAAAATCACAAACTCcggcagcagcaatagcagtGGCAGCAATGCCAGCAAGCAATTAGCAGCCCAAACAAACAACGAATTAAATGTCGTAAATAATAACGACCCCGGCAACAATAACTTTATGTAcaatcaacagcagcaacttaATGCttccagcaacagcaacaacagcagccagcagcagcagcagcaacattatTATAAATTGCAACAGACAACAGCAACCCCAACTAGTGGTCAGCCGCCTCCTCTGGCGCAAGTTCAACCCCACTCCTTGGCCCAACCTCCCGTGGAAGCCATGTGCATGTCACCCGAgcatcgcagcagcagccaggcCACACCTGCAACGTCTTCCGCTGGTAGCATCCCCTCctccatatccatatccgtgtccgcatccacatccacatccacacccactCCCACGACCATATCCACGCCCACATCGGGCACTTCGTCCACTTCGAGTTCCTTACAATCGATTATCGATGgcaatcagcagcaacaaattaCAACGACGTCGACGGCAGCAACTTGTGATAATTTAATGAGCGCCAATGCGCTCTCTGAG CAAGACAACCACACAGTCAACAATCAGGCCACAGAAGCCCCCAACAGGAGTCAGctgcaatcgcaatcgcaatcgcagtcgcagtcgctaTCTCAATCCCTGAACCAAAATGGTTGTGCAACTTACAGTGCTTCCAGTGATAACAGCAGCCAAATTAGTGACGAAAGCAGCAGCTTCGGCGGTAACAAtcaaaacagcagcaacagcagcagcagcgaggaGGAACCCCAGGTGGAAACGTTGAGCTTTTTCAACGAGACCTTGGATCTGTCCCACGAGGATATTCAGCGCACTCTGATAGCGAATATGCCGTACAATACGACAGCAGCGGGAGCCACAGCACCCAGTACAACGATAACAACGGGAAACAAAGCAGGCAAACTCGAGTTAAATCAACAGGAGGCGGAGAAGAAACCCTCGATGAGAACAGAACCCGCAGCCGAGGTTGAGGACGATGAGACCGACGATGTGTTTGCCAATCTGGATGCCTTCGATATGCTCGTGGAGTTTCCCGAACTCGATTTGGATGACAAGCAGGCCCTGAATAACACGGCGTTGGAGCAGGGCTCCTTTTTGGGAGAGACTGCACCATCGCAGCCACGCAAGGTACACAATATATGCGACTTTAGTCCCGAATGGTCGTACACGGAGGGAGGCGTTAAGGTTTTGGTGGCCGGACCTTGGACGAGCTCGAATGGCGGAGCCTATACGGTGCTATTTGATGCGCAGCCCGTACCCACGCAACTGGTCCAGGAAGGAGTACTCCGCTGCTATTGTCCAGCCCACGAGGCCGGATTTGTGACTCTGCAGGTGGCTTGTGGTGGATTCCTTGTTTCCAACTCCGTGATGTTCGAGTACAAGCTTTCCCTGCTGGCGGATGCTCCATTCGATGCCACCAGCTCCAACGATTGCCTGTACAAGTTTACGCTGCTTAACCGCCTGTCTACCATTGACGAGAAACTGCAGGTGAAGACGGAGCTTGAGCTCACG ACCGACAACACTGCTCTCTGCTTGGAGCCAAACTTCGAAGAGAAGCTGGTGGCATATTGCCACAAACTGATCAAGCACGCCTGGAGCATGCCCAGCACAGCTGCCTCCTGGACGGTGGGCTTACGTGGCATGACTCTGCTCCACTTGGCCGCTGCCTTGGGCTATGCCAAGCTCGTGGGCGCCATGCTCAATTGGCGTTCGGAAAACCCACATATCATTCTCGAAACCGAACTAGACGCCCTCAGCCAGGATGTCTACGGTTTTACTCCGCTCGCCTGGGCCTGTGTGCGTGGCCATGTAGAGTGCTCGCTGTTACTCTACAAATGGAACCACAATGCGCTGAAGATCAAAACACAGGCACAGCAAACTCCTCTGGATTTGGCCAGCATGCGGGGCCACAAAACCTTACTGGCGCAGATGTATCGCTTGGAGAAGGAGCGCTGCCGCAAGCCGCAACTGCGCGGAGGCTTGGCCAATCTTTCTATGAACATGGGCGTGGAAGCGGAGGCGGACGAACAGCACCAGAGTTTCAGCGCTTTTGATTTGGAACTCCAGCGGAAGCATGATGGCGTTTTTCTGAGACCTGTTGCAGTGCATAG CAATCAGAGTCCACCCAATAGTAGCAGTCGTTACTCCAAACGTTCCTCTATAGATAGTGGCATTAACATGGACATACGGAGCAAGTCTGGAAAAGCGCTCGCCAGGCTCCATAG CAACTTTGAGAGCCATGACAGCTATGCTCTGGGCGTTGACTCGCCGTTGGACTCACTGACTGGAACCAACTGTCTGCTATCGCCGCTGCGCAAAATGGACTTTGCCCTTT GGGACTCCGATGCCAAAGTTCTAACTTTAGCTGAACACATTATAGCAGCTATGCCAGAACGGATCAAG AACGAAGCCGATGAAATGATGGTGCTGGGCAGTCCCTTAACAGAACCCCTAACTTCAGAATCTTCTGCGCTGACGGACAGCTTTATGGATCCCCTGCTCGATTCGCTGCCCAACACACATTTCGACAGCGACTTCAGCTTCGATTTCCATGACCATAGCTATCGCTATCACGACGTCAGCACGCCCTGCTCCAGTTTGAGTCCGGCCAGCTCGGGACCGCTGCAGTCCCCGGCCAGTTACTCTATTTTGGGAACCGATCCCTCAGTCAGTTCGCCCAGTCCCCCGCCATCCACCAAACAGCTGACGGAGTTTCTGCACGCCTCCAGTATCTCGTCGTATCCTTTTGAAACGGATTTCTCCAAGCTAACCCTAACAGACACGGAGCAGCGAGAGCTCTACGAGGCAGCCAAGTGCATTCAGAAGGCGTATCGCTCGTACAAGGGTCGACAGAAGCTCGAGGAGCAGAACAAGGAACGGAGCGCTGCCACAGTAATCCAGAACTACTACAGGCGGTACAAGCAGTACGCCTACTACAGGCAGATGACAAACGCCGCCCTGGTGATTCAACATGGCTACCGCTCCTACAGACGCAACAAGCGATTCAAGAAGAGCGGCTTGTGCTTGAGCAGCTCCAGTGATCATGGAAGTGTGAGCAGCAACTCCCAGTGCCTGTCCAGCTTTTACGATCACTACAAACAggatcagcagcagcttcaCGAGATGGGCTCCCAGCCCAGCACGCCTAAGGAAACCAGCCCCTCGGGTCCCTTGAA GCGAACCTACTCGCAGTCTACTCAAAATCAAGCTGCCAGGAAAATTCAACAGTTTATGAGACAATCACGCATCAA CATTTGGGATGGCAATTTGGAGACTGTG ACTACAGAAAGAGCGAGCCGAAAAAGAGAAGCTTGTGCACCAACGCAGGGCGGAATACCTTCAAAACTTGCAGTTTCAAGGGCAGCAGGAAATGTTGGTGTGCCACGAAAATAG